The Candidatus Melainabacteria bacterium genomic interval ATCCAAAATAAATACCAAACTCTCCTTTACCATGTGTAGCATTTATATAAGAAAAAATTGTATAAACTAAACCTGCATTATCCCTGACTTTTTTAGCTAAAGTACTTGAAAGTGAACTGCCACCTAAAATGTAATTTGCAATATGGAGCTTATAAAAATCAGGATCAGTTCTTTTTACATTCCCAGCATGACCAAGAAATACATCTGATTGCATTTTATCTTTTACATAGACAGTTTCTAATTTAGGGATATCCCTGACTAATGTATCTGGAATGTGGATTCTGTCTTCGTCATCTTTGTCTTTGTTATTTGTTTTAGTTAAATATTGTTCTAATAAATTAGTAAAATCATTTAATTGTTTTTTATCAATGTTACTTACAAGTGAAATTGTAATTTTATGATTTTTAATTATCTTTTTGTGAGTGTCTTGAAGAGATTTCATTGTTATTCCTTTAATAATTTTTATGTCTTCTTTAAAATCATTTGAATAATAAGGATGTTCTTTATTATAGATTGTTTGACTAAATTTTCTTTCGGCTATTTCTCTGGTATCGTCTTTTGATTCAATAATTTCTGCAATCATTTTTTCTTTTTCTTTTTTTACTTCGTCTTTTGAAAAATTAGGATTTAATAATATGTCCATAAGTAAGGTTATTGATTTAGTTAGATTTTCATTTAGTGTAGTGAGGCTGAATTTAAAAGATTCTTCATCACATGAAAATTCAATAGATGTTCCAGTACTGTCTAAAAGTTTTTCAATGTTTTCTTTCTTATAATTCTTACTGCCTTTTTCTAAAATTTGTGAAATTAAAATGCAATCTGATTCATTCTTTTTAGGTACTAAGCTACTTCCTCCACTTATTACTCCTGAAATATAAGTTACAGGAATGTCTATTTTGTCATATATTAATAATTTAGAACCATCAGTAAATTTCTTAGTTTTATAAGAAAAAGTTTTAAATAAATTTTCTAAAGAAGTTGCATTATTAATATTAGTAGATCTATAGTGAGGAGTTCTACTTAAGTTAATATTTTGAACCTCATATCTTCCTTCGTTTTCTCTGTTTTGTATTATTGGCTGGAAATAACCAACAGTTTTATTTTTTGTTTGAAAATATTTTTTCAATGCATTTATAATTTCATCCTTGGTTACTTTTTTTATTTCATTTAACCAGTAAGTTGATTGTTTCCAGTCATTTGCAATTTCAAAATAACCAATGTTAAATGCTTGGTTAGAGGTGCCGTCAAGTGAAAATAAATAGTTTGCTTTAATTCTGTTTTTTGCAGCTTGTATTTCTTCGTCAGATGGTGGATTTTGAATAAGTTTATTAATCTCATTTGTTATTATGTTCTCAACTCGTTTGTGGCTTGCTTTTTGGGTAAGTGGTATTAAAATATAAAATAGTCCTGGATCTTTATTAACTTCAGCACCACCAGAAACCTCAGTTGTTAAGCTTTTTTCAACTAGTTCTTTTTGTAGTGGGCTGTTTCTTCCTTTAATTAAAATTTCTTCAATTAAGTTTAAGGGATATATGTCTTTGTTATTTGTTTCTACAATGTGATAAGCAATTTCTAGTAATTTAAATGTACCAGATCGCTTTATTGAAAATCTGTTTTCTTTATCTTGAGGTTTGTCTTTTTTTATTTCTTCATTTGAATAACTAGTTATTTCATTTTTAATATTGCCAAAATGGTTATCAATTAAATTAAGAGCATTTTTTTCATTAAAATAACCAACAAGAATTATTGTGGAATTGTTTGGATTATAAAATTGTGAGTAAAATTTGTGCATTATTTCGGAATTGATTTTTTTTATGTCAGGAGTGTAGCCAATTACTGGATTTTTGTATGGACTTTCTTTGTAAGCAGCCATTCTGACATTTTGATCCAAGAATGTTTCTGGATTATTTAAATTACCTTCAAGTTCAGAAAGTACAACTGTCCTTTCTAAATTTAATTCTTCTTCTTTTAATAAAGAACCTTTCATTCTGTCAGCTTCAATTTTTATTACTTCTTCCAAAAAATCAGGTGAAATAGTCTCATAATATGCAGTTCCATCAGAAGAAGTAAATGCATTAAATACGCCACCATTATTTTGTATTATTTCAGAGATTTCTCCTTTTTTATAATTTTTTGTACCTTTAAACATCATATGTTCTAAGAAATGTGCAAGTCCACATGCACCTTTTGACTCATTTCTAGAACCGACTTTGTACCAAATAGAAAATGTAATTAATGGTAGAGAATCATTTTTTTTTAATAAAATTTTTAATCCATTTTCATGGTGATATTCTTTAATCCCATTAATTTCTTCAATAAACTTTATTCTATTCTGCACCTTATATACCTTTTTAATGTCTTTTGATTTTACCTCTTTTACCTCAGCTGTCCATAATGTGATTAATATTAGTAGTACAAGTGATATGTAAAATTTAGTGCTAGCTCTCATTTCAAGAATATAATACTAGCGGTTATTTATTGATTTCACAAATTAGATTGTAATTATTTTCTTATTTAAGGAATCGTTAAGGATTTGTGGGTATTATTTAGATGATAGTATGAAAAACATCTTTTTTATTTTTAGTTTTGTATTACTTTCTTGTCAGCTTTGTCTTGTGGCTATTGCAAGTGTAGATAAAATTGATGGTCTTGAATATGTTGTAAGAAAATTAAATGACATACCTCTTCCTAAGACTATAGCAAAACAATTTGATTTATATGAGATATATTTTGAAAACAGGACAAATAAAAC includes:
- a CDS encoding insulinase family protein, translating into MRASTKFYISLVLLILITLWTAEVKEVKSKDIKKVYKVQNRIKFIEEINGIKEYHHENGLKILLKKNDSLPLITFSIWYKVGSRNESKGACGLAHFLEHMMFKGTKNYKKGEISEIIQNNGGVFNAFTSSDGTAYYETISPDFLEEVIKIEADRMKGSLLKEEELNLERTVVLSELEGNLNNPETFLDQNVRMAAYKESPYKNPVIGYTPDIKKINSEIMHKFYSQFYNPNNSTIILVGYFNEKNALNLIDNHFGNIKNEITSYSNEEIKKDKPQDKENRFSIKRSGTFKLLEIAYHIVETNNKDIYPLNLIEEILIKGRNSPLQKELVEKSLTTEVSGGAEVNKDPGLFYILIPLTQKASHKRVENIITNEINKLIQNPPSDEEIQAAKNRIKANYLFSLDGTSNQAFNIGYFEIANDWKQSTYWLNEIKKVTKDEIINALKKYFQTKNKTVGYFQPIIQNRENEGRYEVQNINLSRTPHYRSTNINNATSLENLFKTFSYKTKKFTDGSKLLIYDKIDIPVTYISGVISGGSSLVPKKNESDCILISQILEKGSKNYKKENIEKLLDSTGTSIEFSCDEESFKFSLTTLNENLTKSITLLMDILLNPNFSKDEVKKEKEKMIAEIIESKDDTREIAERKFSQTIYNKEHPYYSNDFKEDIKIIKGITMKSLQDTHKKIIKNHKITISLVSNIDKKQLNDFTNLLEQYLTKTNNKDKDDEDRIHIPDTLVRDIPKLETVYVKDKMQSDVFLGHAGNVKRTDPDFYKLHIANYILGGSSLSSTLAKKVRDNAGLVYTIFSYINATHGKGEFGIYFGSNNENVDKGINLIKEEINNFVKVGITDAELKKAKKSVINSFISKYLSTYKNIGDTLIKMEFYSLGSDYINKYPQTINSLKLEDVNSAIKKYIYPNKLNVAIAGEYRKSK